The proteins below come from a single Streptosporangiales bacterium genomic window:
- a CDS encoding adenylate/guanylate cyclase domain-containing protein codes for MQVAERAGVPLERANRLWSALGFVGPGDDAVVFTDDDVRALAQVAAMVDQGVIDRDAEASLTRSVGQTMSRLADWQIRVLRDAVADPERAGTEQGGMAEAVAALVPVMEQMQSYVWRRHLAAAAGRLFPVSAADPTSTTVVVGFADVVGFTRFSRTTGDAELGAFVEHFEDASSEIVAAHHGRVVKTIGDEVMFVADDPRGAAGLALDLVERTDADDGFPALRVGLAYGPVLSRLGDVYGPVVNVAARLTSLARPSSVLVDRALHEALAEVPDYELRRLRRVAVRGYARLEPWALHRR; via the coding sequence ATGCAGGTGGCCGAGCGCGCGGGCGTCCCGCTCGAACGCGCGAACCGGCTGTGGAGCGCACTCGGCTTCGTCGGCCCGGGGGACGACGCGGTCGTGTTCACCGACGACGACGTCCGCGCGCTCGCGCAGGTGGCGGCGATGGTCGACCAGGGCGTCATCGACAGGGATGCCGAGGCGTCGCTCACCCGGTCGGTCGGGCAGACGATGTCGCGCCTCGCCGACTGGCAGATCCGGGTGCTCCGCGACGCCGTCGCCGATCCCGAGCGGGCGGGCACCGAGCAGGGCGGGATGGCCGAGGCCGTCGCGGCCCTCGTCCCCGTCATGGAGCAGATGCAGTCGTACGTCTGGCGACGCCACCTCGCGGCGGCGGCCGGCCGGCTCTTCCCGGTGTCCGCCGCCGACCCGACGTCCACGACGGTCGTGGTGGGCTTCGCCGACGTCGTCGGGTTCACCCGGTTCAGCCGCACCACGGGCGACGCCGAGCTCGGCGCGTTCGTCGAGCACTTCGAGGACGCGTCGTCGGAGATCGTCGCCGCGCACCACGGACGCGTGGTCAAGACGATCGGCGACGAGGTGATGTTCGTGGCCGACGACCCGCGGGGCGCGGCCGGCCTCGCGCTCGACCTCGTCGAGCGCACCGACGCCGACGACGGCTTCCCCGCGCTGCGGGTCGGCCTGGCCTACGGTCCGGTGCTCAGCAGGCTGGGCGACGTGTACGGCCCGGTCGTCAACGTCGCTGCACGGCTGACTTCGCTCGCTCGCCCGTCCTCGGTGCTCGTCGACCGCGCGCTGCACGAGGCGCTGGCCGAGGTGCCCGACTACGAGCTGCGCCGGTTGCGTCGCGTCGCGGTGCGCGGTTACGCCCGACTCGAGCCGTGGGCGCTGCACCGGCGGTGA
- a CDS encoding cyclic nucleotide-binding domain-containing protein, with protein sequence MGFLEWPRPLRKLPRFGDLSEKEMREVCDAGQEVAVPQGWSPIAQSTAPDKAYLVIEGSLAVVADGDQIAELGPGDLVGEIGIRERRLRTATVSALTPARMLHFTPAAFRALYDRIPAFRDAVDGAVAVRQADNSARSRKEP encoded by the coding sequence ATGGGGTTCTTGGAGTGGCCGAGGCCGTTGCGCAAGCTGCCCAGGTTCGGCGACCTCTCGGAGAAGGAGATGCGCGAGGTCTGCGACGCGGGTCAGGAGGTCGCCGTCCCGCAGGGGTGGTCGCCGATCGCGCAGTCGACGGCGCCGGACAAGGCGTACCTGGTGATCGAGGGCAGCCTCGCGGTGGTGGCCGACGGCGACCAGATCGCCGAGCTCGGTCCCGGCGACCTCGTCGGCGAGATCGGCATCCGCGAGCGCCGGCTCCGCACGGCGACGGTCTCCGCGCTGACGCCGGCACGCATGCTGCACTTCACGCCGGCCGCGTTCCGCGCGCTGTACGACCGCATCCCGGCGTTCCGCGACGCCGTCGACGGCGCGGTCGCCGTACGGCAGGCCGACAACAGCGCCAGGTCGCGGAAGGAACCGTGA
- a CDS encoding NUDIX domain-containing protein — protein sequence MSEKKRKRSAGILLYRQGGGTLEVLLGHMGGPLWARRDAAAWSVPKGEYEPAETPEAAARREFQEELGLPVPDGELVPLGEVVQSSGKVVTAWALAGDLDPSAVVPGTFEMEWPKGSGRVQEFPEIDRVAWFTLDEARDKLVKGQRPLLDRLAAAVTSDR from the coding sequence GTGAGCGAGAAGAAGCGGAAGCGCAGCGCAGGGATCCTGCTCTACCGGCAGGGCGGCGGCACCCTCGAAGTGCTGCTCGGCCACATGGGCGGGCCCCTGTGGGCGCGCCGCGACGCGGCCGCCTGGTCGGTACCCAAGGGCGAGTACGAGCCGGCCGAGACGCCGGAGGCCGCGGCCCGCAGGGAGTTCCAGGAGGAGCTCGGCCTGCCGGTGCCCGACGGCGAGCTCGTCCCGCTCGGCGAGGTCGTCCAGTCCAGCGGCAAGGTCGTCACGGCCTGGGCGCTCGCCGGCGACCTCGACCCCTCCGCGGTCGTCCCCGGCACGTTCGAGATGGAGTGGCCGAAGGGCTCGGGACGCGTCCAGGAGTTCCCCGAGATCGACCGCGTCGCGTGGTTCACGCTGGACGAGGCCCGCGACAAGCTGGTGAAGGGCCAGCGCCCCCTCCTCGACCGCCTCGCCGCAGCCGTGACGTCCGACCGTTGA
- a CDS encoding MFS transporter — translation MTKVRYQVFAMNFMACLINYGDRIALSVAAPFILAEFDFAPAVWGVILSAFFWTYSPFALIGGIMADRVGVRRAYTICMLVWSLTIPLTASAWNAGSFIVARLLFGAGEGPQAPISTKLTASWFPRRLTSSMLNLARSGTTVGPIIATPFVVWACTTLGWRWAFVLLGSVGVVWTVMWWIVARDGPKVHPRANEAETAYITADHVSAEESDGKRDSGRFWELLRSRYVIALSMAFFAYSWVLFMFLTWYPQYLVDARGVDKADLAGLATLPWISATIGLVGGGLVADRLIKRFGSLVTPRKWIIVGCLLATAACFAPSPFLASPTLGLVLVCVATLFLLASYQYQALVVAVAPGRHTGRLAGVIQMCSTLAGILAPIVTGAIVQVTGSYAAAFVVGGALAVAGAVMVLLWVRDGAAGAVTSGGQVTAALASE, via the coding sequence ATGACCAAGGTGCGCTACCAGGTGTTCGCCATGAACTTCATGGCCTGCCTGATCAACTACGGGGACCGGATCGCGCTGTCGGTGGCCGCGCCGTTCATCCTCGCGGAGTTCGACTTCGCGCCGGCGGTGTGGGGCGTCATCCTCAGCGCGTTTTTCTGGACGTACTCACCGTTCGCCCTCATCGGCGGCATCATGGCGGACCGGGTGGGGGTGCGCCGCGCCTACACGATCTGCATGCTCGTGTGGTCGCTGACGATCCCGCTGACGGCGAGCGCGTGGAACGCCGGGTCGTTCATCGTCGCGCGGCTGCTGTTCGGCGCGGGCGAAGGGCCACAGGCGCCGATCAGCACGAAGCTGACGGCGAGCTGGTTCCCGCGCCGGCTGACGTCCTCGATGCTCAACCTCGCCCGGTCGGGCACGACGGTCGGGCCGATCATCGCGACCCCGTTCGTCGTGTGGGCGTGCACGACGCTCGGCTGGCGCTGGGCGTTCGTGCTGCTCGGCTCCGTCGGCGTCGTGTGGACCGTCATGTGGTGGATCGTCGCCCGCGACGGGCCGAAGGTGCACCCGCGCGCGAACGAGGCGGAGACGGCGTACATCACGGCCGACCACGTCTCCGCCGAGGAGAGCGACGGCAAGCGCGACTCGGGTCGCTTCTGGGAGCTGCTCCGCAGCAGGTACGTCATCGCGCTGTCCATGGCGTTCTTCGCGTACTCGTGGGTGCTGTTCATGTTCCTCACCTGGTACCCGCAGTACCTCGTCGACGCGCGCGGCGTCGACAAGGCCGACCTCGCTGGTCTCGCGACGCTGCCGTGGATCTCCGCGACCATCGGCCTCGTCGGCGGTGGCCTCGTCGCCGACCGGTTGATCAAGCGGTTCGGCAGCCTGGTGACGCCGCGCAAGTGGATCATCGTCGGCTGCCTGCTCGCGACCGCCGCGTGCTTCGCGCCGTCGCCGTTCCTCGCGTCGCCGACGCTGGGACTCGTGCTCGTCTGCGTCGCGACGCTGTTCCTGCTCGCGAGCTACCAGTACCAGGCACTCGTCGTCGCCGTCGCGCCCGGCCGCCACACCGGACGTCTCGCCGGTGTCATCCAGATGTGCTCGACCCTCGCCGGCATCCTCGCGCCCATCGTGACCGGTGCGATCGTGCAGGTGACCGGCAGCTACGCGGCCGCGTTCGTCGTCGGTGGCGCACTCGCCGTCGCCGGCGCCGTCATGGTGCTGCTGTGGGTACGCGACGGTGCGGCGGGTGCCGTCACGAGCGGCGGCCAGGTCACGGCCGCGCTGGCGTCCGAGTGA